The Vigna angularis cultivar LongXiaoDou No.4 chromosome 9, ASM1680809v1, whole genome shotgun sequence DNA window tttgaaatctGCTGCAACAGGTGTTTTTATTTACCCTCTAACTTGTTTGAACAAGTTTGTTGAAGGGAAGGGGAAAGTTTTCCCTTTGTTATAAATTTGTGTTGTAGTTTGTAAGCATTGCAtaacttcaaatattttattatatatattggttttctgttttttttttccttctaccatgtcattacaatcttaatttttttactttcgtCCTTAATAGCTATGCTTTTAAGCATTGAATATGACTGAAATATGTACTCAAGTCAAGTTTAATTAGTTGTAGAATGTACGTTAAGggccattttgtttcctaatatCTTTCTGCTGATTTTCTCTTGTTCTTTTTGTGTTCTTAACCGAAAACTTAGCCTTCATTTTTATAAGGTTTGCTACACATATGTAGGCAAGTGCCAAATCACTCATGTATTTGGAGGCTTTTCTTTACATGgaaatttgttttgtattggCCACATAACTTGCCTTTTAACTCTCACTTTTTCAGGTCTTCTTCGTTGTGGCAAGAGTTGTAGGCTAAGATGGACCAACTACCTCAGACCAGATATTAAACGTGGTTCCTTCACTTTTGAGGAAGAAAAACTAATCATACAGCTTCATGGTATCCTTGGAAATAGGTACTTAATGCTGACTAAATGAGACAAAGAATTACCTTCTGAACAATGTTTACTTTCAAGTTACACTTGCCTCCTTAAAGAAGTGTATATTTAGGCCAAAACTCAATTTAATGGCAGATTTTTTGGAATTGAAAGTTTTGACATGCTGTGTTTAAAATACCATGTTGTTCTCTTTGCACTGTGAAATGAGGAACGAAAGACACAAGGTTTAGTTTAGGTGACAAATTGATGTTACTGAATGTTAGTGTCTTTCTCTTCCCCCAAACAGTTCTAAAAGAATATCCAAACTTCATGCTGCTAtgtttacataaaaataaaatgataaattctTGTGTAATTATCAAGCTTGTTTGCAACCAGAAAACTTGTCCTATAAATGAAATATGCAGTCTTGTTAGAATTAAAgcctaaattatttttactccTAAGAAGTCAATCAAATAAGTTCTTGAATGTACATTTGATTTGTCAAATGAATCcataaaactaaatttgaatGACAAAATACATGTTAAAACATAGATTAATATTAACAAAAGCAGTATACTAAATTCCTTACTTACCAGTTGTCCTTTGTTAAGACTATTTTACATGCTTTTATTTCTTCAAccaaatgaaaaacatattggACCATCTGCATATGAGCAGCAGTAAAACATAATTAGAGGCTattgttattttcaaatttcattgtAGTTAATGACAAATACATGTACTTGTTTCAGAGAAACTATTAGATAATATAAGATTTTCACATATCTATAGTTATACATTCTTTTTTGGAAATTATTATAGATATAAATGCATATCATAACTGTTGCAAACCATTTATACAAATTTCATTGGTACAATTTTCAACAAACGAACCAATTCACAGGTGGGCTGCTATAGCCTCTCAGCTACCAGGAAGAACAGACAATGAGATCAAGAACTTATGGAACACCCATTTGAAGAAACGTCTCATTTGCATGGGCCTAGACCCTCAAACCCACCAGCCACTCTCCTCTTCATGCAACCCTGATGGCAAGGCCCATGCAGCATCCACCTCAACCCGCCACATGGCCCAGTGGGAGAGTGCAAGGCTTGAAGCAGAGGCCAGGCTCTCAAGGGAGCCCTATTtgttcaacaactccaacaaaaCTGACTCTGACTACTTCCTCAGAATGTGGAACTCTGAAGTTGGACAATCTTTTCGTGGTGTGCACAAATCAGACAACAAAGGTAGCTGCCAAAGTCCCATTTCTCTAGGGTCATTGTCTGCTACCACTACCACAGATTTGGCTTCCAACCCTACAAGCATTGTGAAAGAGGATTTGATGTGGGGTGGTAGCAAGAAAATTGCCTCTGATTCATCAAGCTCTAGTGAACTAGAAGAAGACTCGTGTGACACTTCATTGCAGCTCTTGTTAGACTTCCCTATAAACAATGACATGAGCTTCTTAGAATGAGACACCAACCCTTAAGTGCATGTATCATGTTGATATGCTGACATGTAGGTTTTTATTCTCTATTTTGTAGACTTGGTATATCAGAAGACAAACTAGTAACTAATGACATTGAGTAGAGTTTAATGGATATGCTGTGTAAGCTAGTTCTTTGCTCAATATGGTTTCTATAAATTTCTCAGATACATGTTGAAAAAGACATCAATGTTTTCGTTAACATTGTTGATTCATTGGTGGTTTATGATTTGATGGTGTAATGTTTACACTATTTAAAGACTTCATGGAACAATGAATAAAGAGCATGTAACACTTCATCTTAGCAGAAGATCTGTTGCACAAACTTTCATAATGTTACCTTTTTCCATTTCTTACACACAAACGACATTTGAAAGCAAACAAGAAAAATTATagacaaaatttaataattgctAGGACATGATCAGacccaaaaaacaaaacaaaaatgaaaattaaaagcatCCAAAGGCCTTCTTTGGAGTGGTTCCAGTTGCACGATATTTTGCAGCTGCTTCCTCAGCATTCAGAAATTCTTCCCCACGATTGGCTGCAACAATTGCTCTCTTCTCATCTGCTTGCTTGTGAACTAAGGCTatcttgtttttcattttttcagcATATtctgctttctttttctctaattgTTCCTGCTTAGACATGATAAGAGTGTTAAAAAGTTTAATGTGATAATACTCCTGAATGCTTCTATGTTTTTGTAAACCTACTTCATTTACCATGtttgattaagattttaaaaagaaaacctgtcggaaaatgatgttttttttcttctaagaaTGGTTTGGTTGTTAGTCAAGTTTTTTACAAAATCACTTTTATGCGTAAAAATGAGAATCTGCATTtcttagattaaaataaaagttttactttgtaaaaaaaaatattatcttattcttatcaaataatttatgttataaaaataatacattactCTTTAATTCTTAGAAAGTtcattcaaatattttgaaaaatatatttgaccAATCAAACCAATTTTAGCCATTTATAAGAATTACAATCCTTAGAATTTATCACCTTAAAAGTTTAGTCTACCCCCATCATAATTTATCAGAAATAGTTAAATTGTTGACT harbors:
- the LOC108347580 gene encoding transcription factor MYB17; protein product: MGRKPCCDKMGMKKGPWTAEEDEILVNYINKNGGHGSWRSLPKLAGLLRCGKSCRLRWTNYLRPDIKRGSFTFEEEKLIIQLHGILGNRWAAIASQLPGRTDNEIKNLWNTHLKKRLICMGLDPQTHQPLSSSCNPDGKAHAASTSTRHMAQWESARLEAEARLSREPYLFNNSNKTDSDYFLRMWNSEVGQSFRGVHKSDNKGSCQSPISLGSLSATTTTDLASNPTSIVKEDLMWGGSKKIASDSSSSSELEEDSCDTSLQLLLDFPINNDMSFLE